A segment of the Vicingaceae bacterium genome:
GAATAATTACCGGAGTATATTCTCCGGTGTTGGAAAAAAAAAGATGTATTTGCTTCATAAACAAAAAAAGCCGGACAATAGCCGGCTTCAAATTTAACAAACAAGTTTTAAAGTTTAGTTGGGCAACACGTTAACAATGTTTTTGTCGTTTTTGCCTTTTTTGAAATGAACTACGCCATCGACCAGGGCAAACAAAGTATGATCCTTACCCATACCCACGTTTAGTCCGGGATGGTATTTTGTACCTCTTTGCCTTACGATGATGTTACCGGCGATACATTTTTGACCACCGAATATTTTCACGCCTAAGCGCTTGGATTCTGATTCACGACCGTTTTTAGTACTTCCTAAACCTTTCTTGTGTGCCATGGTTATAAAATTTTAAGCGTTAATTTTTTCAATTTTA
Coding sequences within it:
- the rpmA gene encoding 50S ribosomal protein L27, giving the protein MAHKKGLGSTKNGRESESKRLGVKIFGGQKCIAGNIIVRQRGTKYHPGLNVGMGKDHTLFALVDGVVHFKKGKNDKNIVNVLPN